In Buchnera aphidicola (Macrosiphum gaurae), the following proteins share a genomic window:
- the aroK gene encoding shikimate kinase AroK has product MAEKRNIFLVGPMGAGKSTIGRQLSQQLNMEFFDSDQEIEKRTGADISWVFDVEGESGFRLRERKIIDELTIKQGIVLATGGGSVKFKETRNFLSSRGIVVYLETTIEKQLARTKRDKKRPLLQVSTSNRIILENLAYERNPLYEEIADIKIQTDEQSAKSVAFNIIRLLEEI; this is encoded by the coding sequence ATGGCAGAAAAACGAAATATCTTTCTAGTTGGACCTATGGGTGCTGGAAAAAGTACTATTGGTCGTCAATTGTCTCAACAACTTAATATGGAATTTTTTGATTCTGATCAAGAAATTGAGAAGCGCACTGGTGCTGATATAAGTTGGGTGTTTGATGTAGAGGGCGAAAGTGGTTTTCGTTTGAGAGAACGAAAAATTATTGATGAGTTAACAATTAAACAAGGTATTGTACTCGCTACAGGAGGAGGTTCAGTTAAGTTTAAAGAAACTCGTAATTTTTTATCATCTCGTGGTATTGTTGTTTATTTAGAAACAACAATCGAAAAACAATTAGCACGTACCAAAAGAGATAAAAAAAGACCATTATTACAAGTTTCTACTTCAAATCGTATTATATTAGAAAATCTAGCTTATGAAAGAAATCCTTTATATGAAGAAATTGCAGATATAAAAATTCAGACTGATGAGCAAAGTGCTAAATCTGTAGCTTTTAATATAATTCGTTTATTAGAAGAAATATAA
- the deoD gene encoding purine-nucleoside phosphorylase produces the protein MSTPHINSKKNDFSDVVLMPGDPVRAKYIAEKYLNNYVQVNNTRLMLAYTGFYKNRKISIMSHGIGIPSASLYTRELIVEFNVKKILRIGTCGAVRDDIKLRDIVISMGASTDSKVNRIGFNNHDFSAIADFNMIYNIVSVAKKMGTKISIGNFFTTDSFYNDDNKMLEILKKYNIIGVDMETAGIYGVASELKAQALSICTVSDHIVKKESLSSTERESSFNDMIELALESVL, from the coding sequence GTGTCCACTCCTCATATTAATAGTAAAAAAAATGATTTTTCAGATGTAGTTCTTATGCCGGGAGATCCAGTTCGAGCAAAATATATTGCTGAAAAATATTTGAATAATTATGTTCAAGTCAATAATACTCGTTTAATGCTCGCCTATACTGGATTTTATAAAAATAGAAAAATTTCAATAATGAGTCATGGCATTGGAATACCATCAGCTTCTCTTTATACAAGAGAATTGATTGTTGAATTTAATGTAAAAAAAATTCTTAGAATAGGTACTTGTGGGGCTGTACGAGATGATATAAAGTTACGTGATATAGTAATTAGTATGGGTGCTTCTACTGATTCAAAAGTAAATAGAATAGGATTTAACAATCATGATTTTTCCGCTATTGCAGACTTTAATATGATTTATAATATAGTTTCCGTTGCAAAAAAAATGGGAACTAAGATCTCTATTGGTAATTTTTTTACAACAGATTCTTTTTATAATGATGATAATAAAATGCTTGAAATTTTAAAAAAATATAACATTATTGGGGTTGATATGGAGACCGCGGGAATATATGGAGTCGCCTCTGAATTAAAAGCACAAGCACTATCAATATGTACAGTATCAGATCATATTGTAAAAAAAGAGTCTCTTTCATCAACAGAAAGAGAATCGAGTTTTAATGATATGATTGAACTAGCTTTAGAGTCTGTTTTGTAA
- a CDS encoding phosphopentomutase codes for MKRVFLIVLDSFGIGSSPDAEKFNDVGSDTFGHIVEKCFLDKANKGRKGPLYIPNLERLGIINAYKESTGKYPLGFKNSLNIIASYAYASEISSGKDTTSGHWEIAGVPVLDDWFYFKNKKSSIPDDLLEKIINKSEVTGFIGNCHASGTDIINRLGEEHIKTRKPIVYTSSDSVFQIACHEDFFGLLNLYKLCETVRAILDKHKYKVARVIARPFIGKNKLNFQRTGNRRDFSIKPFSTTVIKKLIDEKAGQVVAIGKVSDIYGGVGISKEIKSTGLNELCNATINQMKVAVDNTIIFTNLVDFDSSWGHRRDVSGYAKGLEFFDYRLFEIINLVQKNDLLILTADHGCDPTWKGTDHTRENVPILIYSPNIKKRYLGHRKTFSDIGQTIAKYFLLTEMQYGQNML; via the coding sequence ATGAAACGTGTTTTTTTAATTGTTTTAGATTCTTTTGGAATAGGTTCTAGTCCTGATGCAGAAAAATTTAATGACGTTGGTTCAGATACATTTGGACATATAGTAGAAAAATGTTTTTTAGATAAAGCAAATAAAGGAAGAAAAGGTCCTCTATATATTCCTAATTTAGAAAGATTAGGTATAATAAATGCATACAAAGAATCTACAGGAAAATATCCTTTAGGATTCAAAAATAGTTTAAATATTATTGCTAGTTATGCTTATGCTAGTGAGATTTCTTCTGGAAAAGATACTACTTCAGGACACTGGGAAATTGCAGGAGTGCCAGTTTTAGATGATTGGTTTTATTTTAAAAATAAAAAATCTAGTATCCCTGATGATTTATTAGAAAAAATTATAAATAAATCAGAAGTAACAGGTTTTATTGGAAACTGTCATGCATCAGGAACTGATATTATAAATCGTTTAGGTGAAGAACATATTAAAACAAGAAAACCTATTGTGTATACTTCATCGGATTCTGTTTTTCAAATAGCGTGTCATGAAGATTTTTTTGGTTTGCTTAATCTTTATAAATTATGTGAAACTGTTCGTGCTATTTTAGATAAACATAAATATAAAGTTGCGAGAGTTATTGCAAGACCTTTTATTGGTAAGAATAAATTAAACTTTCAGCGCACAGGTAATAGACGTGATTTTTCAATTAAACCTTTTTCTACAACAGTTATTAAAAAATTAATAGATGAAAAAGCAGGGCAAGTAGTTGCTATTGGAAAAGTTTCTGATATTTATGGTGGAGTAGGGATAAGTAAGGAAATTAAATCTACTGGTCTTAATGAATTATGTAATGCAACAATTAATCAAATGAAAGTAGCTGTTGACAATACCATAATTTTTACTAATTTAGTAGATTTTGATTCCAGTTGGGGTCATCGTCGTGATGTTTCTGGATATGCTAAAGGTTTAGAATTTTTTGATTATAGATTATTCGAAATAATAAATTTAGTTCAAAAAAATGATTTATTAATTTTAACAGCAGATCACGGATGTGATCCGACATGGAAGGGTACAGATCATACTCGAGAAAATGTTCCTATATTAATTTATTCACCAAACATAAAAAAACGTTATTTAGGTCATCGTAAAACTTTTTCTGACATAGGACAAACTATTGCAAAATATTTTCTATTAACCGAAATGCAATATGGTCAAAATATGCTTTAA
- a CDS encoding peptide chain release factor 3: protein MFNSNHEKELSKRRTFAIISHPDAGKTTITEKMLLLGKVIRISGTIKGRGNGKYAKSDWMNIEKERGISVTTSVMQFTYKNILMNLLDTPGHQDFSEDTYRILTAVDCCLVVIDAAKGIEERTKKLIDVTRIHNTPIITFINKLDRDSREPIEILDEIEKELKLNCIPINWPISCGKNFKGIYQIYDKIVYLYKNKLFEKKFLNLYSFSDFSNSLVSEYIGTDIAISIHQELELIINIYSKFNKEKFLRGIITPIFFGSALGNFGIDHLLDSLIKWAPSPLYRQSSKRKVYPQEKKFTGFIFKIQANMDLKHRDRIAFMRIVSGQYTKGMKLKHVRVKKNITVSDAFTFLAGDRISVNKAYPGDVIGLHNHGTIKIGDTFTEGEEIKFIGIPSFAPEIFRLIYLKNPLKRKQLKKGLMQLSEEGTVQVFRPILNNNLILGAIGILQFDVVIERLRVEYNIDAIYKKVNIILARWIRSKNFHSIDKFKKNYSNYLAYDTSNSLIYLAPSSANLDVVMTQNSDIFFDKIREQ, encoded by the coding sequence ATGTTTAATTCAAATCATGAAAAGGAATTAAGCAAAAGAAGAACTTTTGCAATTATTTCTCATCCTGATGCGGGAAAAACTACTATTACCGAAAAAATGTTACTGCTTGGAAAAGTAATCCGTATTTCTGGGACAATAAAAGGCAGAGGAAATGGAAAATATGCTAAATCAGATTGGATGAATATTGAGAAAGAACGTGGGATTTCTGTAACGACTTCAGTTATGCAGTTTACGTATAAAAATATTTTAATGAATTTGTTAGACACTCCTGGTCATCAAGATTTTTCAGAAGATACATACCGTATTCTGACTGCTGTAGATTGTTGTCTAGTCGTAATTGATGCTGCTAAAGGTATAGAAGAACGAACTAAGAAACTTATAGATGTTACACGTATTCATAATACTCCTATTATTACTTTTATCAATAAATTAGATCGTGATAGTCGAGAACCAATAGAAATTCTAGATGAAATTGAGAAAGAATTAAAATTAAATTGTATTCCTATTAATTGGCCTATAAGTTGTGGAAAAAATTTTAAAGGGATTTATCAGATTTATGATAAAATAGTTTATTTATATAAAAATAAATTATTTGAAAAAAAATTTTTAAATTTATATAGTTTTTCTGATTTTTCTAATAGCTTAGTTAGTGAATATATTGGAACAGATATAGCTATATCTATTCATCAGGAATTAGAATTAATTATTAATATATATTCCAAATTTAATAAAGAAAAGTTCTTAAGAGGGATTATCACTCCTATTTTTTTTGGTAGTGCACTTGGAAATTTTGGAATTGATCATTTATTAGATAGTCTCATAAAATGGGCTCCTAGTCCGTTATATCGTCAAAGTAGTAAACGCAAAGTATATCCTCAAGAAAAGAAATTTACAGGTTTTATATTTAAAATTCAAGCTAATATGGATTTAAAACACCGTGATAGAATAGCATTTATGAGAATTGTTTCAGGACAATATACAAAAGGAATGAAATTAAAACATGTGCGAGTAAAAAAAAATATAACTGTCTCTGATGCTTTTACTTTTTTAGCTGGTGATAGAATTTCAGTAAATAAAGCATATCCCGGTGATGTTATAGGTCTTCATAATCATGGGACAATTAAAATTGGAGATACTTTTACAGAAGGTGAAGAAATTAAGTTCATTGGAATACCAAGTTTTGCTCCAGAAATTTTTCGTCTAATTTATTTGAAAAATCCTCTTAAACGGAAACAATTAAAAAAAGGTTTGATGCAATTATCTGAAGAAGGAACTGTCCAAGTATTTCGGCCTATTCTCAATAATAATTTAATTTTAGGTGCTATTGGAATATTACAATTCGATGTTGTTATTGAACGTTTAAGAGTAGAGTATAATATAGATGCAATATACAAAAAGGTTAACATTATTCTTGCTCGTTGGATTAGGTCTAAAAATTTTCATAGTATTGATAAGTTTAAAAAAAATTATAGTAATTATTTAGCATATGACACTTCTAATAGTTTAATATATTTAGCACCAAGTAGTGCTAATTTAGATGTAGTTATGACTCAGAATTCTGATATTTTTTTTGATAAAATACGAGAACAGTAA